AAACACTGTAAATAGTAGAGTAGAACATATGGTAATACATGATATCAAACACATAATAAAACTACGGACACATTCGTTGGTATAAATATCACACAAAATACACATAATGGTTATCCTTGTAATTGATATCACATTTCGGACACTTTCATGGAGATATCACACTTTAGACACATACATGAGGCTGATATAACACTGATATCACACAACGGACACATACATGGTGAAGGAGACGGCGGAGCAGTCTGGAGAATCCCCGCCCACGTACCCAGTGTCCAACATCTCCAGGGACCCGTCCCAATGCGACTGGCGGATCCAGTTGTTTGGTTCCAGGTCCTCGGTCACGTTACCCGCGAAGTCCCACTGCAAAGACACGTCGGCGGATCCAACTGTTCCACTCAACAGGCTTTTGGAAATCCGCCTCTCCCGCAGCGCATCCATCAAATCACGTGACATGGTCAGTCGAGGGACCGAGAAGGATTTCGGGGTACTACTGAGGGGTTCCGTAGAGATTATGGTCCATTTGGTGTTGTTAGTTCCGTTGTTAGTCCTGTGATGTTTGTGGAGGAGGTAAAATATCAGGGGACGAATCAGTAGGTATCCTACTCCGGAACCAAATCCAAGCGTCAGGATGATCCAGACATTCATGGTGGATAGTGACATCACGAGGAGGCAGCAGACGTACACACGAAACACGTGCAGGAAGGCCATCAGGCAGTGCTGAAAGGTCACGGAGTAGATCCACCCTTCTGTTATGTACCTGAAATATCAAATGTGATCTCGTTAAATTCACCAAACAGCTAGGGTCATTGATTAAACGGCATCGTTTGTTTTACTTTAATTCATTAacgtacgtcacaacatggtgATCGAAACGTTACGTTTAACttgaatttgtttgttaaactttgtagCTCATCGAATATAGCATCAGACCACTGACAAGCAGACCCAATCCAATATCTCGGGCCTTTTCGGCAAGTTTttcgagaagttgcgattgaagCAGACCATGATTTTGAATACGGCTGGGTCTTTGTTTACACGTACATACAGGTGTGTATATATGACTtgcatttgaattttaaaaattgtatttttcattcatttgaaTGATGCACAAgcgaaaaatctttaatttttagaattaatCATTACTTTCCCCCCGCGtacacattttgaattttgtcaaaaaaCGAGTCTGATATATTCACaatttccagtgtctttgtgtATGATTACACTACCAATCGGTTTTATAATTTATGGCCCAATACAATTCATTAATGACTGTTTCAATATTAAATTGCACAATTCCCTAAAACTATGAATAGTAAGGAACCATTCTGTGGGTATCCGATCTATACGGTGATCAAATACTAGCTCGGTCgggcatgatcaaatcaaaatattccGAAGAATCATTTCTCATTTTGTAAGTAAATGGTATATCTAACCTTTTACGTTTTAATTACATGaaacaatgtaatttttttctgaatggcTTTTCTTGAcgataattgtttaaaaacataattttttctgaaaatcaatctacacttgtattttttttcaaatcataaaaaaatataaattagatatagttaaaaatatacatgtacataaatatatgaTGGAAGGAAATGCGCTTACCTGGATGCATTGATGCTCTCGGCGAAACAAATGAAGGCGTGTAACGTCTCGTTAATCAGACATAGGATCAGGGTGACAGTAAGAGCCCCCACCAAACCTGTAACGTGTAACATAGTTATAACGTCTCGTTAATCAGACATAGGATCAGGGTGACAGTAAGGGCCCCCACCAAACCTGTAACGTGTAACATAGTTATAACGTCTCGTTAATCAGACATAGGATCAGGGTGACAGTAAGGGCCCCCACCAAACATGTAACGTGTAACATACTTATAACGTCTCGTTATATAATCAGACATAGGATCAGGGTGACAGTAAGAGCCCCCACCAAACCTGTAACGTGTAACATAGTTAAAACGTCTCGTTAATCAGACATAGGATCAGGGTGACAATAAGAGCCCCCTCAAACCTGTAACGTGTAACATAGTTATAACGTCTCGTTAATCAGACATAGGATCAGGGTGACAGTAAGGGCCCCCACCAAACATGTAACGTGTAACATACTTATAACGTCTCGTTATATAATCAGACATAGGATCAGGGTGACAGTAAGAGCCCCCACCAAACCTGTAACGTGTAACATAGTTAAAACGTCTCGTTAATCAGACATAGGATCAGGGTGACAGTAAGAGCCCCCACCAAACCTGTAACGTGTAACATAGTTATAACGTCTCGTTAATCAGACATAGGATCAGGGTGACAGTAAGAGCCCCCACCAAACCTGTAACGTGTAACATAGTTATAACGTCTCGTTAATCAGACATAGGATCAGGGTAACAGTAAGAGCCCCCACCAAACCTGTAACGTGTAACATAGTTATAACGTCTCGTTAATCAGACATAGGATCAGGGTGACAGTAAGGGCCCCCACCAAACCTGTAACGTGTAACATAGTTAAAACGTCTCGTTAATCAGACAAAGGATCAGGGTAACAGTAAGAGCCCCCACCAAACCTGTAACGTGTAACATAGTTATAACGTCTTGTTAATCAGACATAGGATCAGGGTGACAGTAAGGGCCCCCACCAAACCTGTAACGTGTAACATAGTTATAACGTTTCGTTAATCAGACATAGGATCAGGGTGACAGTAAGAGCCCCCACCAAACCTGTAATGTGTAACATAGTTATAACGTTTCGTTAATCAGACATAGGATCAGGGTGACAGTAAGGGCCCCCACCAAACCTGTAACGTGTAACATAGTTATAACGTTTCGTTAATCAGACATAGGATCAGGGTGACAGTAAGGGCCCCCACCAAACCTGTAACATGTAACATAGTTATAACGTTTCGTTAATCAGACATAGGATCAGGGTGACAGTAAGGGCCCCCACAAAACCTGTAACGTGTAACATAGTTATAACGTTTCGTTAATCAGACATAGGATCAGGGTGACAGTAAGGGCCCCCACCAAACTTGTAACGTGTAACATAGTTATAACGATTCGTTAATCAGACATAGGATCAGGGTGACAGTAAGGGCCCCCAtcaaacatgtaacatgtaaCATAGTTATAACGATTCGTTAATCAGACATAGGATCAGGGTGACAGTAAGGGCCCCCATCAAACCTGTAACGTGTAACATAGTTATAACGTCTCGTTAATCAGACATAGGATCAGGGTGACAGTAAGGGCCCCCATCAAACCTGTAACGTGTAACATAGTTATAACGTCTCGTTAATCAGACATAGGATCAGGGTGACAGTAAGAGCCCCCACCAAATCTGTAACGTGTAACATAGTTATAACGTCTCGTTTATCAGACATTGGATCAGGGTGACAGTAAGAGCCCCCACCAAACATGTAACGTGTAACATAGTTATAACGTCTCGTTAATCAGACATAGGATCAGGGTGACAGTAAGAGCCCCCACCAAACATGTAACGTGTAACATACTTATAACGTCTCGTTAATCAGACATAGGATCATGGTGACAGTAAGAGCCCCCACCAAACATGTAACGTGTAACATACTTATAACGTCTCGTTAATCAGACATAGGATCAGGGTGACAGTAAGAGCCCCCACCAAACCTGTAACGTGTAACATAGTTATAACGTCTCGTTAATCAGACATAGGATCAGGGTGACAGTAAGAGCCCCCACCAAACATGTAACGTGTAACATAGTTATAACGTCTCGTTAATCAGACATAGGATCAGGGTGACAGTAAGAGCCCCCACCAAACTTGTAACGTGTAGCATAGTTATAACGTCTCGTTAATCAGACATAGGATCAGGGTGACAGTAAGGGCCCCCACCAAACCTGTAACGTGTAACATAGTTATAACGTCTCGTTAATCAGACATAGGATCAGGGTGACAGTAAGAGCCCCCACCAAACCTGTAACGTGTAACATAGTTATAACGTCTCGTTAATCAGACATAGGATCAGGGTGACAGTAAGGGCCCCCACCAAACCTGTAACGTGTAACATAGTTATAACGTCTCATTAATCAGACATAGGATCAGGGTGACAGTAAGAGCCCCCACCAAACCTGTAACGTGTAACAAAGTTATAACGTCTCGTTAATCAGACATAGGATCAGGGTGACAGTAAGAGCCCCCAtcaaacatgtaacatgaaaCATAGTTATAACGTCTCGTTAATCAGACATAGGATCAGGGTGACAGTAAGGGCCCCAACCAAACCTGTAACGTGTAACATAGTTAAAACGTCTTGTTAATCAGACATAGGATCAGGGTGACAGTAAGAGCCCCCACCAAACCTGTAACGTGTATCATAGTTATAACGTCTCGTTAATCAGACATAGGATCAGGGTGACAATAAGAGCCCCCTCAAACCTGTAACGTGTAACATAGTTATAACGTCTCGTTAATCAGACATAGGATCAGGGTGACAGTAAGAGCCCCCACCAAACCTGTAATGTGTAACATAGTTATAACGTCTCGTTAATCAGACATAGGATCAGGGTGACAGTAAGGGCCCCCACCAAACCTGTAACGTGTAACATAGTTATAACGTCTCGTTAATCAGACATAGGATCAGGGTGACAGTAAGGGCCCCCACCAAACCTGTAACGTGTAACATAGTTATAACGTCTCGTTAATCAGACATAGGATCAGGGTGACAGTAAGGGCCCCCACCAGACATGTAACGTGTAACAAAAAGTTAAAACGTCTCGTTAATCAGACAAAGGATCAGGGTGACAGTAAGAGCCCCCACCAAACCTGTAACGTGTAACATAGTTATAGCGTCTCGTCAATCAGACATATGATCAGGGTGACGGTAAGCGCCCCCACCAAACCTGTAACGTGTAACATAGTTATAAAGTCTCGTTAATCAGACATAGGATCAGGGTGACAGTAAGGGCCCCCATCAAACCTGTAACGTGTAACATAGTTATAACGTCTCGTTAATCAGACATAGGATCAGGGTGACAGTAAGGGCCCCCATCAAACCTGTAACGTGTAACATAGTTATAACGTCTCGTTAATCAGACATATGATCAGGGTGACAGTAAGAGCCCCCACCAAATCTGTAACGTGTAACATAGTTATAACGTCTCGTTAATCAGACATAGGATCAGGGTGACAGTAAGAGCCCCCACCAAACATGTAACGTGTAACATAGTTATAACGTCTCGTTAATCAGACATAGGATCAGGGTGACAGTAAGAGCCCCCACCAAACATGTAACGTGTAACATAGTTATAACGTCTCGTTAATCAGACATAGGATCAGGGTGACAGTAAGAGCCCCCACCAAACATGTAACGTGTAACATAGTTATAACGTCTCGTTAATCAGACATAGGATCAGGGTGACAGTAAGAGCCCCCACCAAACCTGTAACGTGTAACATAGTTATAACGTCTCGTTAATCAGACATAGGATCAGGGTGACAGTAAGAGCCCCCACCAAACATGTAACGTGTAACATAGTTATAACGTCTCGTTAATCAGACATAGGATCAGGGTGACAGTAAGAGCCCCCACCAAACTTGTAACGTGTTACATAGTTATAACGTCTCGTTAATCAGACAAAGGATCAGGGTGACAGTAAGGGCCCCCACCAAACCTGTAACGTGTAACATAGTTATAACGTTTCGTTAATCAGACATAGGATCAGGGTGACAGTAAGGGCCCCCACCAAACCTGTAACGTGTAACATAGTTATAACGTCTTGTTAATCAGACATAGGATCAGGGTGACAGTAAGAGCCCCCACCAAACCTGTAACGTGTTACATAGTTATAACGTCTCGTTAATCACACATAGGATCAGGGTGACGGTAAGGGCCCCCACCAAACATGTAACGtgtaataaaaatttatccaaaaataagcattcaatgcttatatttatattttcatactgatgtctatttgtatgcaatatTTGTGTATCGCCGCTTTAAAGGCATATATGCTCTTACTACCTCTTAGTCAGGGATACGAAACTGACATAGAACAGTCATATTACAATGTTATTTACTTTGCTTCCGGCAATCCGCGACTTAAAATATAGTACCAGAAACTTGTGTATTCACATACTAGGAAATTGAATGTCGCATATACCCAATGCAAACATAggggggaaatatacactgaatgtaaatatcaatGAATGTCTATCAACTCAAACTTGTCATGCATATTATACTCAGAGATGATGGTAAGTGTGATATTGAGGTCAATAACTGATTACCTGTTGGTTCAGTGATGTTCCATCCCTGCAGAATGAAGAAGGGGTGATCTTGTACCATTGTCTAAAAAACAGAATATGTGTAATTTTGTATCTCAGTTACCATATTCACATTCTAACCTTCAAAGTTTCTTCCAGATGTATGATGTATAAGCAGATATGTGACAATTTTAAATTACcggtatacatgtttatttgaaaaaaaaaaaacaacaaatgtacatattatatgtaaatatcaattgttTTCTCCTCAACTTGAGATTGAGCGTGTcagattttatattattatatactttcatgttaaatactgaaatctgattggttaagaggCAGTTGGTAATCAGTTCTAtaaccctcagcgttagcaacactcttagcaacgggtaacacaacgaattgttacatgcgcgtacattatgcgcgtacggttcgccgtggaaTTAACGTCATTTCCATAtgaaagcagtaaaaaaatctataaaattaagacattcagtataataaaataaatagtgcctgtttgggaggataacagttgaaattaacacccctcgaaaaccgttgtcaacctccgcttcgcgtcggttgacaatggtttcctcggggtattaatttcaactgttaccctaccaaacaggcactatttatataatatctatTGAAACGAGAGAGTTTGTAAACTATGTTCACTATTACATATTGAAgagtttcatttctttttatctgttataaaaaaaaatgtatgtaaaacaaataatatgaaaatccCTCTAACTTTGAACTTTTTCTATTAtcatcaacaaaacaaaaaaccaaagaGTAATGTTATTTTGGCAAACACCTTTACAAGTgctcaaaattaagaaaagtaacatgaaattatttttgtttcgaGAATATTCTCTCAATTATCCTGTGtattattacatttatcatGTCCATTTTATCAGTGattttatacataatatatctacatattttttatgttcTTAATTTATGAATATCTGTTAAAGCAATGCATTTAATCACACAGTTCTTGGTGATAAACAATACAGAACAGAATACGCCCGGGTAAttcaacattatataaatagtgcctgtttgggagggtaacagttgaaattgacaccccgagaaaacca
This portion of the Magallana gigas chromosome 7, xbMagGiga1.1, whole genome shotgun sequence genome encodes:
- the LOC105321616 gene encoding uncharacterized protein, with the translated sequence MVQDHPFFILQGWNITEPTGLVGALTVTLILCLINETLHAFICFAESINASRYITEGWIYSVTFQHCLMAFLHVFRVYVCCLLVMSLSTMNVWIILTLGFGSGVGYLLIRPLIFYLLHKHHRTNNGTNNTKWTIISTEPLSSTPKSFSVPRLTMSRDLMDALRERRISKSLLSGTVGSADVSLQWDFAGNVTEDLEPNNWIRQSHWDGSLEMLDTGYVGGDSPDCSAVSFTMYVSVV